One window of Alosa sapidissima isolate fAloSap1 chromosome 21, fAloSap1.pri, whole genome shotgun sequence genomic DNA carries:
- the gabpb2a gene encoding GA-binding protein subunit beta-2a, protein MSLVDLGKRLLEAARKGEDDEVRTLMANGAPFTTDWLGTSPLHLAAQHGHYSTAEVLLRAGVSRDARTKVDRTPLHMAAAEGHAVIVELLVRSGADINAKDMLKMTALHWATQHGYHKVAEMLLKHGADAHALSKFDKTPLDIAIDIQNADLIILLQEAMQTQVNISAEAGITGGASGPQFIIQAIPGMQGGVVNLADLIKNNSGDTEEAIAASTLDSSIQQMVNEGGQRVITIVTDQHGNLQTTGGLSQPFFVTMQHGQQMLAVPANQITEEVVEEEPQPPPARKRKIDISANHTEAEDTELLQRQLQEANCKVQEYRQQLMRKEQEAEQYRIKLQAISHGQSNGNATGEEEGAPHEEEEEEVVEEEEVVVESSAHAGEELLVLSEGAVIVKAEELDSEQQLTLVEATSSHTEVIS, encoded by the exons ATGTCGCTGGTGGATTTGGGGAAGCGGCTTCTAGAGGCTGCGCGGAAAGGAGAGGACGATGAGGTCCGAACACTGATGGCCAATGGAGCACCTTTCACCACAGACTGG CTGGGCACATCGCCCCTGCACCTGGCTGCCCAGCATGGGCACTACTCCACGGCAGAAGTGCTTCTCCGCGCAGGCGTCAGCAGAGATGCCCGCACCAAAGTGGACAGGACCCCTCTGCACATGGCAGCTGCTGAGGGACATGCTGTTATCGTGGAGTTGCTTGTCAGG AGTGGCGCGGACATCAATGCCAAAGACATGCTGAAGATGACCGCTCTACACTGGGCAACGCAGCATGGCTACCACAAGGTGGCTGAGATGCTACTGAAACACGGTGCTGACGCACATGCCCTCAGTAAATTCGACAAGACGCCACTTGACATTGCGATCGACATCCAGAATGCTGACCTCATCATATTGTTACAG GAGGCCATGCAGACCCAGGTGAACATCAGCGCTGAAGCGGGCATCACTGGTGGAGCGTCGGGGCCTCAGTTCATCATCCAGGCCATCCCGGGGATGCAGGGAGGGGTCGTGAACCTGGCTGACCTCATCAAGAATAACTCAG GCGACACTGAGGAGGCCATCGCTGCCAGCACCCTGGATTCCAGCATTCAACAAATGGTCAATGAGGGAGGTCAAAGGGTCATCACCATAGTAACAGATCAGCATGGCAACCTGCAGACGACAGGCGGGCTGTCACAGCCGTTCTTTGTGACCATGCAACACGGTCAGCAGA TGTTGGCGGTCCCAGCCAATCAGATCACAGAGGAGGTCGTGGAGGAGGAGCCCCAGCCACCTCCTGCCAGGAAAAGAAAGATAGACATCTCAGCCAATCACACAGAAGCTGAAGACACG GAGTTGCTGCAGCGGCAGCTGCAGGAGGCGAACTGCAAGGTGCAGGAGTACCGGCAGCAGCTCATGAGGAAGGAGCAGGAAGCCGAGCAGTACCGCATCAAACTGCAAGCCATCAGCCACGGCCAGAGCAACGGCAACGCTACGGGCGAGGAGGAGGGCGCACcgcacgaggaggaggaggaggaggtggtggaggaggaggaggtggtggtggagagcTCGGCGCACGCCGGGGAGGAGCTCCTGGTGCTGTCGGAAGGAGCGGTCATCGTCAAGGCCGAGGAGCTGGACTCAGAGCAGCAGCTCACGCTAGTGGAGGCCACGTCCTCCCACACAGAGGTGATATCCTAA
- the mllt11 gene encoding protein AF1q — protein MKMLETSNSQYDSFLFWRQPIPELDLTELEDLAKVVPIQKNQTKKQKLSQKREEQVDHELSEYTSFNYWREPIASIDTLDFNLFL, from the coding sequence ATGAAAATGCTGGAGACTTCCAACAGCCAATATGACTCCTTCCTCTTCTGGAGGCAGCCAATCCCTGAGCTGGATTTGACTGAGTTGGAGGACCTGGCTAAGGTGGTGCCCATCCAGAAGAACCAGACCAAGAAGCAGAAGTTGTCCCAGAAGCGTGAGGAACAAGTGGATCACGAGTTATCCGAGTACACCAGCTTCAACTACTGGAGAGAGCCTATTGCCAGTATTGACACACTCGATTTCAATTTGTTCTTGTGA